Proteins encoded together in one Anaerococcus murdochii window:
- a CDS encoding class I SAM-dependent methyltransferase, whose protein sequence is MLKKFFENVKNPKNNFGGRFMVKGMNVGHEKLAKWGRSFLHIKTSDVVLDLGCGGGRNVQYFLTKAKKVYGMDYSKTSVDIASSVNSEAIRDGRCKIIEADVAKLPFEDESIDIVTAFETIYFWKNIEVSFREIHRVLIKDGQFLICNEGAYREHKNIKKWADMLDFEVYSPEYLTETLNKIGFKCEYHLDEEDHLVFLARKL, encoded by the coding sequence ATGTTAAAAAAATTTTTTGAAAATGTAAAAAATCCTAAAAATAATTTCGGTGGTCGTTTCATGGTGAAAGGAATGAACGTTGGCCACGAAAAATTGGCGAAATGGGGCAGATCCTTTCTGCATATTAAAACCTCGGATGTAGTTTTAGATCTAGGATGTGGTGGTGGACGTAATGTTCAATACTTCTTAACAAAGGCTAAAAAAGTATATGGAATGGACTACTCTAAAACAAGTGTAGATATAGCAAGTTCAGTAAATAGCGAAGCTATAAGAGATGGCAGGTGTAAAATTATTGAAGCAGACGTGGCTAAGTTACCTTTTGAAGATGAATCCATAGATATAGTAACTGCCTTTGAAACCATTTATTTTTGGAAGAATATAGAAGTATCTTTTAGGGAAATTCATCGTGTACTAATTAAGGACGGTCAGTTTCTAATATGCAACGAAGGAGCATATAGAGAACATAAAAATATAAAAAAATGGGCGGATATGCTAGATTTTGAAGTTTATTCTCCCGAATATCTCACAGAAACATTGAATAAGATAGGATTTAAATGCGAATACCATCTGGACGAGGAAGATCATCTAGTATTTTTAGCTAGAAAATTATAA
- a CDS encoding PcfB family protein, producing MINEEISKEAGQAAQTIISYTIKAAKESINLDKEIRKKLNDTLEKANGNLKSLMGNEIKIKDLYKKGQLENISIDQSNLKDLKKELNKLGVSFSVMKNKETKNYEVFFQAKDIKVMEYAFKQVIAKENKKEKESILKQIKKYKDLSKNKDKTKEKVKRKVKEKVKPNKKDMTREI from the coding sequence ATGATAAATGAAGAAATAAGCAAAGAAGCAGGTCAAGCAGCACAAACCATAATATCATACACAATAAAGGCAGCAAAAGAATCAATCAACTTAGACAAAGAAATAAGAAAAAAGCTAAATGATACTTTAGAAAAAGCAAATGGCAACCTAAAAAGCCTTATGGGAAATGAAATTAAAATAAAAGACCTCTACAAAAAAGGACAACTAGAAAACATAAGTATAGATCAAAGCAACCTCAAAGACTTAAAAAAAGAACTAAACAAACTTGGAGTAAGTTTTTCAGTAATGAAAAACAAAGAAACTAAAAACTATGAAGTATTTTTCCAAGCCAAAGACATAAAAGTAATGGAATATGCCTTTAAGCAAGTCATAGCAAAAGAAAATAAAAAAGAAAAAGAAAGTATCCTAAAACAAATAAAGAAATACAAAGACCTATCCAAGAACAAGGATAAGACAAAAGAGAAAGTCAAAAGAAAAGTAAAAGAAAAAGTAAAACCAAACAAAAAAGATATGACCAGAGAAATCTAA
- the mobQ gene encoding MobQ family relaxase — MADSFHFSVNIISRGKGKSAVASAAYISGEKIKNEWDGVTHDYTKKQGVISKEIYLPDRAPKEYKDRKTLWNSVELFEKNSNAQLARNFIISLPKELSMEENKKMIEEYIQNNFVKEGMIVDLAIHDESREGNQNIHAHIMTIVRPINEDGTWGQKSKKEYILDEKGEKILNKNGKPKTRKVELTTWNDKGNVEKWRENFSDLCNKYLERAGAEKRVDHRSFKRQGIKQIPTIHLGASASAMERKGIRTEKGDINREIKKQNELLKNIGNEIKKITSWLIGFKDKLKESYREYKDQSKKQIENESGLFNLYEYLSFYQEMQENNRAELSFYGERNKAIYDLKRYASGINYLRENKIKTISDLQGHINTLRSKNTEIYKTIKENSQKIEDLNKCLAYAKTVRKTKATYQEYESKKIFKESFYKNNQKEIDQHIRARTLIEKISGKKNLREKEWLGEIKSLEDEISKLNTESEKIRERYKEINHIKYAVEVVNEEYGIDLSIEIDKAIKRGEKESIIEKIKEYKQVSDSFNKKRQMTKDYYKNQER, encoded by the coding sequence ATGGCAGACAGTTTTCATTTTTCAGTAAACATAATATCAAGAGGAAAAGGCAAAAGTGCAGTAGCAAGTGCAGCATATATAAGTGGAGAAAAAATAAAAAATGAATGGGACGGAGTAACCCATGACTACACCAAAAAGCAAGGAGTAATTAGCAAAGAAATATATTTACCAGATCGCGCACCAAAAGAATATAAAGACCGAAAAACCTTGTGGAACTCGGTAGAACTATTTGAGAAAAACTCTAATGCCCAACTTGCAAGAAACTTTATCATATCATTACCAAAAGAGTTAAGCATGGAAGAAAATAAAAAGATGATAGAAGAATATATACAAAACAATTTTGTAAAAGAGGGAATGATAGTAGACCTAGCAATTCATGATGAAAGTAGAGAGGGAAATCAAAACATTCATGCTCATATAATGACCATAGTAAGACCAATAAATGAAGATGGAACATGGGGACAAAAAAGTAAAAAAGAATATATCCTAGATGAAAAAGGAGAAAAGATTTTAAACAAAAATGGAAAACCTAAGACAAGAAAAGTAGAACTAACAACCTGGAATGATAAGGGCAATGTAGAAAAATGGAGAGAAAATTTTTCAGACCTTTGTAACAAATATTTAGAAAGAGCAGGAGCAGAAAAAAGAGTAGACCATAGAAGTTTTAAAAGACAAGGCATAAAACAAATACCAACAATACATCTAGGAGCAAGTGCTAGTGCAATGGAAAGAAAAGGAATAAGAACAGAAAAAGGAGATATAAATCGTGAAATAAAAAAACAGAATGAACTATTAAAAAACATAGGCAATGAAATAAAGAAAATAACATCTTGGTTAATAGGCTTCAAAGATAAGCTAAAAGAATCATATAGGGAATATAAAGACCAAAGTAAAAAGCAAATAGAAAATGAATCAGGACTCTTTAACCTCTATGAATATTTAAGTTTCTATCAAGAAATGCAAGAAAACAATAGAGCTGAATTATCATTTTATGGGGAAAGAAACAAGGCAATCTATGATCTAAAAAGATATGCAAGTGGAATAAATTATCTAAGGGAAAACAAAATAAAAACCATATCAGACCTGCAAGGACATATAAACACCCTAAGAAGTAAAAACACTGAGATATATAAGACCATAAAAGAAAACAGTCAAAAGATAGAAGACCTTAATAAATGCTTAGCCTATGCAAAGACTGTAAGAAAAACAAAAGCAACCTACCAAGAATATGAAAGCAAGAAAATATTCAAAGAAAGCTTCTACAAGAATAATCAAAAGGAAATAGACCAACATATAAGGGCAAGAACCTTAATTGAAAAAATTAGTGGAAAGAAAAATTTAAGAGAAAAAGAATGGTTAGGAGAAATTAAAAGCTTAGAAGATGAAATCAGTAAATTAAATACAGAGTCAGAAAAGATAAGGGAAAGATACAAGGAAATAAATCATATTAAATATGCAGTAGAAGTAGTTAATGAAGAATATGGTATTGACCTATCAATAGAAATTGACAAGGCAATCAAGAGGGGAGAAAAAGAAAGTATCATAGAAAAGATAAAAGAGTATAAGCAAGTCAGTGATAGTTTTAATAAAAAAAGACAAATGACTAAAGACTATTACAAAAATCAAGAAAGATAA
- a CDS encoding DUF3847 domain-containing protein produces MKKLEQLRQESKEIKDKIDDTEERLRQLKNQEKKILKQDIEKRRKERTHRLITRGAILESLIENAEELTDEEIKILLEEATKTKEFKETLKIMREN; encoded by the coding sequence ATGAAAAAGTTAGAGCAACTAAGACAAGAATCAAAAGAAATAAAAGATAAAATTGATGATACAGAGGAAAGATTAAGGCAACTAAAAAATCAAGAAAAGAAGATATTAAAACAAGACATAGAAAAAAGAAGAAAAGAAAGAACCCATAGGCTAATAACAAGAGGAGCAATCTTAGAAAGCCTTATAGAAAATGCAGAAGAACTAACAGATGAAGAAATAAAAATCCTACTAGAAGAAGCAACAAAGACAAAAGAATTTAAAGAAACACTAAAAATAATGAGAGAAAATTAG
- a CDS encoding ABC transporter ATP-binding protein: MNSITVNNITKKYMNNFVLDNVSFSLEKGKVYGLLGKNGAGKTTLLKIITKLIPLKMYDQKVKISDDNENIAALISNPSCYMNLSVKDNLSIYSMLYYKNKDEREKEIEKIIKDFTLESMLRKKANELSLGMLQKLKLALSFITNSNIVILDEPFNGLDIESTVILKEKIKESKELGKTIIITSHNTEQLEKICDSFAILHQAKIINVSKEKLEKGSLEEIYCDILAGGKTYVN; encoded by the coding sequence ATGAATAGTATTACGGTAAATAATATTACAAAAAAATACATGAATAATTTTGTCTTAGATAATGTATCTTTTAGCCTTGAAAAGGGCAAAGTATATGGCTTACTTGGAAAAAACGGAGCCGGAAAAACTACTTTGTTAAAAATAATTACTAAGCTTATTCCTTTAAAGATGTATGATCAAAAAGTTAAAATCTCAGATGACAATGAAAATATAGCAGCACTTATTAGTAATCCATCTTGTTATATGAACCTTAGCGTAAAAGATAACCTTAGTATTTATTCTATGCTTTATTATAAAAATAAAGATGAAAGAGAAAAAGAGATTGAAAAAATAATCAAGGACTTTACCTTAGAATCAATGTTAAGAAAGAAGGCTAATGAACTTTCACTAGGAATGCTTCAAAAACTAAAATTGGCTCTTAGCTTTATAACTAATTCTAATATAGTGATACTAGATGAACCATTTAATGGGCTAGACATTGAATCAACTGTTATATTAAAAGAAAAAATAAAAGAATCAAAAGAACTTGGCAAAACAATTATTATAACAAGCCACAATACTGAGCAATTAGAAAAAATATGTGATAGTTTCGCTATTTTACACCAAGCAAAAATAATAAATGTAAGTAAAGAGAAACTAGAAAAGGGAAGTCTTGAGGAAATTTATTGTGATATTTTGGCTGGAGGAAAGACTTATGTTAATTAA
- a CDS encoding zf-HC2 domain-containing protein encodes MKISCKIIEDLLPLYIDDVCSEESRRIVDEHLSECSKCSETLKQMKKENLPMENIELNLTEADPIRNLSKEWHKKLKKSMFKGVISTLLIVGAVLLIVYIFVGIKIVWK; translated from the coding sequence ATGAAAATTTCTTGTAAAATTATTGAAGATCTTCTTCCCCTATATATAGATGATGTATGTAGTGAAGAAAGTAGAAGAATAGTAGATGAACATTTATCAGAATGTAGCAAATGCAGTGAAACTCTAAAGCAAATGAAAAAAGAAAATCTTCCCATGGAAAACATAGAGCTAAATTTAACGGAGGCTGATCCTATTAGAAACCTATCTAAAGAATGGCATAAAAAATTAAAGAAATCTATGTTTAAAGGGGTTATATCTACATTGTTAATAGTAGGTGCAGTACTTTTAATTGTTTATATTTTTGTTGGTATAAAAATTGTTTGGAAGTAA
- a CDS encoding RNA polymerase sigma factor, protein MDYDYEIIYKEYFSKVYLYVLTISHDEYIAEEITQETFFKALEKIETFNGDCKLYTWLCQIAKNALSDFYKKEKKKVSINEYSEYMTSDLDFVLRFEEKEDVMKIHILLHKLEEPYKEVFSLRIFAGLSFKQIGELFGKSDGWARVVFYRAKNKLMEEYNENFL, encoded by the coding sequence ATAGACTATGATTACGAAATAATATATAAAGAATATTTTTCTAAAGTATATTTATATGTTTTGACAATTAGTCATGATGAATATATAGCTGAAGAAATCACACAAGAAACTTTTTTTAAAGCTCTTGAAAAAATTGAAACATTTAATGGTGATTGCAAATTATACACTTGGTTATGTCAAATTGCAAAAAATGCATTATCTGATTTTTATAAAAAAGAAAAGAAAAAAGTATCTATAAATGAATACTCTGAATACATGACATCTGATTTAGATTTTGTTTTAAGATTTGAGGAGAAAGAGGACGTGATGAAAATTCATATTCTCTTACACAAGTTAGAAGAACCATACAAGGAAGTTTTTTCTTTGAGAATTTTTGCAGGATTATCTTTTAAACAAATTGGAGAATTATTTGGCAAATCCGATGGATGGGCGAGAGTAGTATTTTATAGGGCAAAAAATAAGTTGATGGAGGAATATAATGAAAATTTCTTGTAA
- a CDS encoding ABC-2 transporter permease — MKGLLLEIYYKNIKNIFIMNAFLILVWILINLFADIQMVVFAYFAVVIFANSLLLLLSQRKDYDLKLYKYEFMLPIKSKNIILSKYVSQVVIILFSILMLIILNYISIYLGKHYFDYGYSDLISLLNVLLGLILQLVSIFYLAMYFIDLEKGDLWMVLGLIGSIVLVSIEIFALNRLGFSKSDGNIVLFIIYLVIFSMSFALNSKKMENLKLDV; from the coding sequence ATGAAAGGTTTATTGTTGGAAATATATTACAAAAATATTAAAAATATTTTTATAATGAATGCATTTTTAATTTTAGTATGGATTCTAATAAATTTATTTGCTGACATACAAATGGTTGTTTTTGCGTATTTTGCAGTAGTAATTTTCGCTAACAGTTTGTTGCTTCTTTTATCTCAAAGAAAAGATTATGATTTAAAATTATATAAATATGAATTCATGCTACCAATAAAAAGTAAAAATATAATACTATCAAAATATGTAAGTCAAGTAGTTATTATTCTCTTCTCTATATTGATGTTGATTATTTTGAATTATATATCAATTTATCTTGGTAAGCATTATTTTGATTATGGATATTCAGACTTAATATCTTTGTTAAATGTTCTATTAGGTCTTATATTACAATTAGTATCAATCTTCTACTTAGCCATGTACTTTATTGATTTAGAGAAAGGTGATTTATGGATGGTTTTAGGATTGATTGGGTCTATAGTGCTAGTATCAATAGAAATATTTGCATTAAATAGGCTTGGATTTTCTAAGTCAGATGGGAATATTGTACTTTTTATAATATACTTGGTAATATTTTCAATGTCTTTTGCATTGAACTCAAAGAAAATGGAAAATTTGAAATTAGATGTTTAG
- a CDS encoding ABC transporter ATP-binding protein, with the protein MMDSYENELALRVSGLNKKNKTNDFSLKNINIEVPYGSIVGNIGRNGAGKSTTISCILGMFQKDEGKVEIFGTEYCNQIDIKKYIGVVLDDPNYSLLLTPNEINEVMKFNYSNWEEDIFKNYLNRFNLPIDKKTKQFSFGMKKKLSLAIALSHETKLLILDEITSGLDPVSRDEILGILLEFIENPENSVYISSHITTDLEKIADYIVFIDNGKVVLSEEKDELLYNYGILRCTDTELEKVEKTDIISYRKEFGRVDILVKDISKIKNKYKEFVVNKPNFDEMLLILTGKED; encoded by the coding sequence ATGATGGATTCGTATGAAAATGAATTAGCATTAAGGGTATCTGGATTAAATAAAAAGAATAAAACAAATGATTTTTCTTTGAAAAATATAAATATTGAAGTACCTTATGGATCTATTGTAGGAAATATAGGAAGAAATGGAGCGGGGAAAAGTACTACTATTTCTTGTATACTTGGAATGTTTCAAAAAGATGAGGGAAAAGTAGAGATATTTGGTACTGAATATTGTAATCAAATAGATATTAAAAAATACATAGGAGTTGTTTTAGATGACCCAAACTATTCATTATTATTAACACCTAATGAGATAAATGAGGTAATGAAATTTAATTATAGTAATTGGGAAGAAGATATTTTTAAAAATTATTTGAATCGATTTAATTTGCCAATAGATAAGAAAACTAAGCAATTTTCATTTGGAATGAAAAAAAAGTTATCGTTGGCTATAGCATTGTCTCATGAAACAAAACTTCTCATATTAGATGAAATTACTTCAGGGTTAGACCCAGTAAGTAGAGATGAAATACTGGGTATATTGTTGGAATTTATAGAAAACCCAGAAAACTCCGTGTATATATCATCACATATTACAACAGATTTGGAAAAAATAGCTGACTATATAGTTTTTATTGATAATGGTAAAGTTGTGTTGAGTGAAGAAAAGGATGAATTATTATATAATTATGGGATACTTCGTTGTACTGATACAGAACTAGAAAAGGTGGAAAAAACCGACATCATTTCATATAGAAAGGAATTTGGAAGGGTAGATATTTTAGTAAAAGATATATCTAAGATAAAGAATAAGTATAAAGAATTTGTTGTGAATAAACCAAATTTTGATGAAATGTTATTAATATTAACAGGGAAGGAGGACTAA
- a CDS encoding GntR family transcriptional regulator, with translation MINIIINTDSSEPIYEQIENQIKKQIMSEDLKTGDSIPSMRVLARNLKVAVITVQKAYENLQKDGFIETIHGKGSFISARNIELQKIETYKEVEDLAKKIVKSIQSSSISIDDLIDLIKKIYEEGQ, from the coding sequence ATTATAAATATTATTATAAATACCGATTCTAGCGAACCGATTTATGAACAAATCGAAAATCAGATAAAAAAACAAATTATGAGTGAAGATTTGAAAACTGGAGATTCTATACCATCTATGAGAGTATTGGCTAGAAATCTTAAGGTAGCTGTAATTACAGTTCAAAAAGCTTATGAAAATTTACAAAAAGATGGATTTATTGAAACTATTCATGGCAAAGGCAGTTTTATATCAGCAAGAAATATTGAATTACAAAAAATAGAAACATATAAAGAAGTGGAAGATTTAGCTAAGAAAATTGTCAAGAGCATACAATCAAGTTCTATTTCAATAGATGACTTAATCGATTTAATAAAAAAGATATATGAGGAGGGGCAATGA
- a CDS encoding SAP domain-containing protein, translating to MIEGRPKFDKITSFDEFNKYYWYREELSQICKLLGLEYRGTKQELTYIIQQYFKGDMIKKSSIKNIKKQVDYITLDMPLLECGFSFNSKFRKYFSVVTGVLPFKFTADMATAWRKVKRQNDLSFTIQDMLKVYYGKSDYAKYDNSVCQWNQFLKDFCADENSCNYSNKIQVAAILWKEVRDSKNKKVYSRELIKKYEDKIEDYHK from the coding sequence ATGATAGAAGGTAGACCTAAATTTGATAAAATCACATCGTTTGATGAGTTTAATAAATACTATTGGTATCGTGAAGAACTTTCACAGATATGCAAGTTATTAGGATTAGAATATAGAGGTACAAAACAAGAACTCACTTATATTATTCAGCAGTACTTTAAGGGTGATATGATTAAAAAGTCATCAATAAAAAACATAAAGAAACAAGTTGATTATATTACTTTAGATATGCCTTTACTTGAGTGTGGATTTTCCTTTAATTCAAAATTCAGAAAATATTTTTCTGTTGTAACAGGTGTTTTGCCTTTCAAATTTACTGCAGATATGGCAACGGCTTGGAGAAAAGTGAAAAGACAAAATGATTTGAGTTTTACAATTCAAGATATGCTCAAAGTTTATTATGGAAAATCAGATTATGCTAAGTATGATAATTCGGTTTGTCAATGGAATCAATTTTTAAAGGATTTTTGTGCAGACGAAAATAGTTGTAACTACTCTAATAAAATACAAGTAGCTGCAATTCTTTGGAAAGAAGTCAGAGATTCAAAAAACAAAAAAGTTTATTCACGAGAACTTATAAAAAAATATGAGGATAAAATAGAAGACTATCACAAGTAA
- a CDS encoding ClbS/DfsB family four-helix bundle protein — MRSYESKEELKNEIKKTFEKYISEFDNIPEELKDKRLEEVDRTPAENLAYQVGWTTLVLKWEEDEKKGIDVKTPSDKFKWNQLGELYQWFTDTYANKSLKELKEKLTKNIEDIYLLIDELTDEELFKPHMRKWADEATKTATWEVYKFIHVNTVAPFGTFRTKIRKWKKLVL; from the coding sequence ATGAGGTCTTATGAAAGTAAGGAAGAATTAAAAAATGAGATAAAGAAAACTTTTGAAAAATATATTTCAGAGTTTGATAATATACCAGAAGAACTAAAAGATAAAAGACTAGAAGAAGTTGATAGGACACCAGCAGAAAATCTTGCCTATCAAGTGGGCTGGACTACTTTAGTATTAAAATGGGAAGAAGATGAGAAAAAAGGTATAGATGTTAAAACACCATCAGATAAATTCAAGTGGAATCAACTTGGAGAATTATATCAATGGTTTACAGATACCTATGCTAATAAATCGTTAAAAGAACTAAAAGAAAAACTCACAAAAAATATAGAAGATATTTATCTTTTGATAGATGAATTAACAGATGAAGAATTATTTAAACCACATATGAGAAAATGGGCAGATGAAGCAACCAAAACTGCTACTTGGGAAGTTTATAAATTTATCCATGTAAACACAGTAGCACCATTTGGAACATTTAGGACTAAGATTAGGAAATGGAAGAAATTAGTTCTATAG
- a CDS encoding MATE family efflux transporter: protein MKQDMKEQLLTKRPIDLLFQLSVPAVIGMIVIGLYPLMDGIFAGNIIGQTAMTACGVAMPLTFFNSGVSTLIGVGSASVLSRAIGKGDKKTVDKIMGNLIFWVILFSSIITIGGILLAPHFLDMVGASGEIKEYGIRYLRVIFIGSLFVNFTQSANMVMRGEGLMKKAMLIMGLGAFLNIILDPILMKLMGKYAIEGAALATITAQFVQAIITLHYFKYKSKAVKINKIKPDQEIKKEMFGVGSSAMMMQILFMIQQTMLYKMSFKYGGDTNAILMAATLRIYAFSFIPLWGMSQGLQPVVGTNFGAKKYDRVKEAMKVFSIGGLVLASIFWIPALAFSKNILSLFGVEESIITQGIGNFRLFYSIFILYGVMVMTITFFQSIGNAKKAGIIVMLRQLFLFVPAMIILPMIFGVKAVWFAEPFVDLIMIIAGVVMMFGELNRMDKIGLKN, encoded by the coding sequence ATGAAACAAGATATGAAAGAACAATTATTAACAAAAAGACCCATAGATTTACTTTTTCAATTATCTGTCCCTGCTGTAATAGGAATGATAGTAATAGGTCTTTATCCACTAATGGATGGAATTTTTGCAGGAAATATTATAGGACAAACAGCAATGACAGCTTGTGGTGTAGCTATGCCACTTACATTTTTCAATAGTGGTGTATCTACACTTATTGGTGTAGGTTCAGCATCGGTTTTATCAAGAGCTATAGGAAAGGGCGACAAAAAAACAGTTGATAAAATTATGGGGAATTTAATCTTTTGGGTTATTCTATTCTCATCAATTATTACAATAGGCGGAATTTTACTTGCACCACATTTTTTAGATATGGTTGGAGCAAGTGGAGAAATTAAAGAATATGGTATCAGATATTTACGAGTAATTTTTATTGGTTCTTTATTTGTAAACTTTACTCAATCAGCAAACATGGTTATGCGTGGAGAAGGATTAATGAAAAAAGCAATGCTCATTATGGGGCTAGGAGCTTTTTTAAACATAATTCTTGATCCAATTCTAATGAAATTAATGGGAAAATACGCAATAGAAGGGGCTGCACTTGCAACTATTACAGCACAATTTGTTCAAGCGATAATAACACTCCATTACTTCAAATATAAAAGTAAAGCAGTAAAAATAAATAAAATCAAACCTGATCAGGAAATAAAAAAAGAAATGTTTGGCGTAGGGTCATCTGCTATGATGATGCAAATTTTATTTATGATTCAACAAACAATGCTATATAAAATGTCATTTAAATATGGCGGAGATACAAATGCTATCTTGATGGCAGCAACACTTAGAATATATGCCTTTTCATTCATTCCACTTTGGGGAATGAGTCAAGGTTTACAACCTGTAGTTGGTACAAATTTTGGAGCGAAAAAATACGACAGAGTAAAAGAAGCTATGAAAGTATTTTCTATCGGAGGATTAGTTCTTGCATCAATATTTTGGATACCAGCATTAGCATTTTCAAAGAATATTCTGTCTTTATTTGGAGTAGAAGAAAGTATTATAACTCAGGGAATAGGAAACTTTAGACTATTTTATTCTATCTTTATCCTATATGGAGTAATGGTAATGACTATAACATTCTTCCAATCAATAGGAAACGCTAAAAAAGCCGGCATAATAGTAATGCTAAGACAGTTATTTTTATTCGTACCTGCCATGATTATTTTACCAATGATATTTGGAGTTAAAGCAGTATGGTTTGCAGAACCCTTTGTAGATTTAATTATGATAATAGCTGGTGTAGTAATGATGTTTGGGGAATTAAATAGGATGGATAAAATTGGTTTGAAAAACTAA